Proteins from one Gossypium raimondii isolate GPD5lz chromosome 8, ASM2569854v1, whole genome shotgun sequence genomic window:
- the LOC105790505 gene encoding 40S ribosomal protein S8 gives MGISRDSMHKRRSTGGKQKAWRKKRKYELGRQPGNTKLSSNKTVRRIRVRGGNVKWRALRLDTGNYSWGSESVTRKTRILDVVYNASNNELVRTQTLVKSAIIQVDAAPFKQWYLQHYGIDIGRKKKMASKKEATEEPEGAAEETKRSKHVARKLEKRQKDRKLDPHVEEQFGGGRLLACISSRPGQCGRADGYILEGKELEFYMKKMHKKKGKGAGAA, from the exons ATGG gTATTTCCAGGGATTCTATGCACAAGAGACGTTCCACCGGTGGCAAGCAGAAGGCTTGGAGGAAGAAACGaaa GTATGAACTCGGCCGCCAGCCAGGAAATACAAAGCTATCAAGCAACAAAACCGTCAGGAGAATCCGTGTTAGAGGAGGCAACGTGAAGTGGAGAGCGTTGAGATTGGATACAGGCAACTATTCATGGGGTAGTGAATCCGTAACCCGTAAGACTCGTATTCTCGATGTCGTATATAACGCCTCGAACAATGAGCTTGTTCGCACACAGACTCTGGTAAAGAGTGCCATTATTCAAGTTGATGCGGCTCCGTTTAAGCAATGGTACCTTCAGCACTACGGCATTGACATtgggaggaagaagaagatggcCTCTAAGAAGGAAGCTACTGAG GAACCAGAAGGGGCTGCCGAGGAAACCAAGAGGAGTAAGCATGTAGCAAGGAAGCTTGAGAAGCGCCAAAAAGATCGCAAACTTGATCCTCACGTTGAAGAACAATTTGGTGGTGGTAGATTGTTGGCATGCATATCTTCCAGGCCTGGTCAATGTGGCAGAGCTGATGG gtACATATTGGAAGGTAAAGAATTGGAGTTCTATATGAAGAAAATGCATAAGAAGAAGGGCAAGGGTGCGGGAGCCGCTTAG